A window of Candidatus Dadabacteria bacterium contains these coding sequences:
- the secD gene encoding protein translocase subunit SecD, protein MKGVSRLWITVIALFAFLSAILLTPTFMGDRLPSWWGKAFSSKGISLGLDLEGGIFLLLGVETEKGIAQEMLIVEEALVSKLRENRILVKSSSVSKGTLTVGLFPGADIDKALEIARDEFEEMADIGSDGFLIRLSIKPSYVAELEQNSIERVRHIIENRVKDFGLVEPSIQKSGDDRILVQVPGASKKDRQRIVNLIKKTAVLEFKIVRAVGASRENLLAAAEAETDRQVTEKGLAIHPGDTGNENERFFLTERLASVTGEYISDARITFDNYGNPAVGFTFRGEGASKFGKLTEDNIGERLAIVLDGVIKSAPTIQDKITYQGTITGTFTPDEAKDLALILRSGSLPVPVRVEQERTVGPSLGQDSIEKGRFSMIVGGILVLVFMVFFYRMQGVIANAALVLNILFIMGFLSAFGVTLTLPGIAGLVLTLGMAVDGNIIIFERIKEELLAGKTAVHSIETGYARSVWTILDANVTTLLTALILFWLGTGPIKGFAATLSIGIVSTVFSNLIVARVFTNMLYRDKKITEVSI, encoded by the coding sequence CTTGATCTTGAGGGGGGAATATTCCTTCTTCTCGGGGTTGAGACAGAAAAGGGCATTGCTCAGGAAATGCTTATCGTTGAGGAGGCCCTCGTCTCGAAACTCAGGGAGAACAGAATTCTGGTTAAAAGCTCTTCTGTTTCCAAGGGAACACTCACTGTCGGCCTTTTCCCGGGCGCGGATATAGACAAGGCGCTTGAGATCGCGCGCGACGAGTTCGAGGAGATGGCGGATATAGGTTCTGACGGCTTTTTGATCCGGCTCTCCATAAAGCCTTCCTACGTGGCCGAGCTTGAGCAGAACTCAATAGAGCGGGTTCGCCACATAATAGAGAACAGGGTGAAGGATTTCGGCCTGGTAGAGCCAAGCATACAGAAATCAGGGGACGATAGGATCCTGGTGCAGGTTCCCGGCGCCTCCAAAAAAGACAGGCAGAGAATAGTAAACCTCATCAAGAAAACTGCCGTTCTGGAGTTTAAGATCGTAAGGGCCGTGGGGGCTTCGCGTGAGAACCTCCTGGCGGCGGCCGAGGCGGAAACGGATAGGCAGGTCACGGAGAAAGGACTTGCCATTCATCCGGGAGATACCGGGAACGAGAACGAGAGGTTTTTTCTCACCGAAAGGCTTGCGAGCGTTACCGGGGAGTATATCTCCGACGCGCGGATAACGTTTGATAACTACGGAAACCCCGCGGTCGGATTCACTTTCAGGGGGGAGGGGGCGAGCAAGTTCGGGAAACTTACCGAAGACAACATCGGCGAGCGCCTCGCGATAGTTCTTGACGGCGTCATAAAGTCGGCTCCCACCATCCAGGACAAGATAACCTATCAGGGAACGATAACCGGGACTTTCACCCCCGATGAGGCAAAAGACCTCGCGCTTATTCTCAGGTCCGGATCCCTTCCCGTTCCCGTTAGGGTGGAGCAGGAAAGAACCGTGGGTCCTTCCCTGGGTCAGGACTCGATCGAGAAGGGAAGATTCTCCATGATAGTCGGCGGGATACTCGTTCTGGTGTTCATGGTCTTTTTCTACAGGATGCAGGGTGTTATAGCTAACGCCGCCCTGGTGCTTAACATACTTTTCATAATGGGTTTTCTCTCCGCTTTCGGCGTTACGCTTACGCTTCCGGGCATAGCGGGGCTTGTCCTCACGCTCGGCATGGCGGTTGACGGAAACATTATCATATTCGAGAGGATAAAAGAGGAACTCCTCGCGGGGAAGACCGCCGTTCACTCGATTGAAACGGGATACGCGAGATCCGTCTGGACCATACTTGACGCGAATGTAACGACGCTTCTTACGGCGCTTATACTTTTCTGGCTCGGCACGGGGCCCATAAAGGGTTTCGCGGCCACGCTTTCAATCGGGATAGTGTCGACGGTTTTCAGCAATCTGATCGTGGCGAGGGTTTTTACGAACATGCTCTACAGGGACAAAAAAATTACCGAGGTAAGTATCTGA
- the secF gene encoding protein translocase subunit SecF — translation MRLIGKFNYDFVEKMGGAMRISIALVVISIASLLYHQGPNWGVEFTGGTEIHIKLAKSLETDVLKGELAESGFPSESVQRFGLPGDNEHLIQFAPELATFDQIQDFQKNLEDLFAESENFQGASIQRIDYIGPRVGKELITKALLSILIACVGILAYLVFRFEFGFAVGAVIALVHDTLITVGAISLADKEFTLAIVAALLTVIGYSVNDTIVIFDRIRENMGNFPEKGFRELVNDGISQTLSRTVLTAITVFIVLVPLFFLGGSVIHDFAFTLMVGVVIGTYSSIFVASAFVVYWRKRKATR, via the coding sequence GTGCGGCTTATAGGAAAATTTAACTACGATTTCGTGGAGAAGATGGGGGGCGCAATGCGCATTTCCATCGCGCTTGTGGTCATTTCCATCGCTTCTTTGCTTTATCACCAGGGTCCCAACTGGGGAGTCGAGTTCACAGGGGGAACGGAGATACACATAAAGCTTGCCAAGAGCCTTGAGACCGACGTTTTAAAAGGGGAGCTTGCCGAGAGCGGTTTTCCCTCCGAGTCGGTTCAGCGTTTCGGTCTTCCGGGCGATAACGAGCACCTGATACAGTTTGCTCCCGAGCTCGCGACTTTTGACCAGATACAGGATTTTCAGAAAAACCTCGAGGACCTTTTCGCGGAATCAGAGAATTTCCAGGGAGCCTCCATCCAGAGAATAGACTACATAGGTCCCAGGGTGGGGAAGGAACTCATAACCAAGGCCCTGCTGTCCATACTGATTGCGTGCGTCGGCATACTCGCTTACTTGGTATTCAGGTTTGAATTCGGTTTTGCCGTGGGAGCGGTTATCGCGCTTGTTCACGACACCCTTATAACCGTCGGGGCCATATCGCTCGCGGACAAGGAGTTTACTCTCGCGATCGTGGCCGCGCTTCTGACCGTTATAGGTTACTCGGTTAACGACACCATCGTCATATTCGACAGGATAAGGGAGAACATGGGGAACTTTCCCGAAAAGGGCTTCAGGGAGCTTGTAAACGATGGAATAAGCCAGACGCTCTCGCGTACGGTGCTCACGGCGATAACGGTGTTCATAGTGCTTGTTCCGCTGTTTTTCCTAGGCGGTTCGGTGATACACGATTTCGCGTTTACGCTCATGGTAGGGGTTGTCATCGGTACTTACTCGTCGATTTTTGTCGCAAGCGCCTTCGTGGTTTACTGGAGAAAAAGAAAGGCAACCAGATAG
- the pheS gene encoding phenylalanine--tRNA ligase subunit alpha: MEETLQQLRNQIDSDLESVSTETDLVRVKASYVGKKGSITQLLKSMKDLPAEERRQAGTLINATKKEIEELIERKSDEIKRRIMNEKLLEEATDFSLPGRGMPVGAKHPITQVMERIVYDFERMGFEVAEGPEVELDYYNFEALNIPKNHPARDMQDTFYITDDMVLRTHTSPVQIRIMQTQQPPVKIIAPGKVYRCDSDVSHTPMFHQIEGLLVDKGITFGNLKSVIIQFVKLTFGENTNVRFRPSFFPFTEPSAEVDIECQICSGNGCRVCKGTGWLEIMGCGMVDPAVFSSVNYNTDIYSGFAFGMGVERIAMLKYGINDIRLFFENDIRFLRQFV, encoded by the coding sequence ATGGAAGAAACTCTGCAGCAGCTGAGAAACCAGATAGATTCTGACCTTGAGTCGGTCTCGACCGAGACCGATCTCGTCAGGGTAAAGGCAAGCTACGTCGGAAAAAAAGGGTCTATTACGCAGCTTCTGAAATCCATGAAGGACCTTCCCGCAGAGGAGCGCCGCCAGGCGGGCACTCTCATAAACGCGACGAAAAAGGAAATCGAGGAGCTGATCGAGCGGAAATCAGACGAGATAAAACGCAGGATCATGAATGAGAAGCTCCTTGAGGAGGCGACTGACTTCTCTCTTCCAGGCAGAGGAATGCCGGTAGGAGCCAAGCATCCCATAACCCAGGTGATGGAGCGCATAGTCTATGACTTTGAGAGGATGGGATTCGAGGTGGCCGAGGGTCCCGAGGTCGAGCTTGATTACTACAACTTCGAGGCGCTTAACATACCGAAGAACCACCCTGCAAGGGACATGCAGGACACTTTTTACATCACAGACGACATGGTCTTGAGAACCCACACCTCTCCGGTGCAGATACGGATCATGCAGACCCAGCAGCCTCCGGTGAAGATAATAGCTCCCGGAAAGGTCTACCGATGCGACAGCGATGTCTCCCACACCCCGATGTTCCACCAGATAGAGGGCCTGCTGGTCGACAAAGGCATAACTTTCGGAAACTTAAAGTCCGTCATTATCCAATTCGTAAAACTCACTTTCGGCGAGAACACGAACGTGCGGTTCCGCCCGAGCTTTTTTCCCTTCACCGAACCAAGCGCCGAGGTGGACATAGAGTGTCAGATATGTTCGGGCAACGGATGCAGGGTATGCAAAGGTACCGGGTGGCTTGAGATAATGGGATGCGGAATGGTCGATCCTGCGGTTTTCTCAAGCGTTAACTATAATACAGACATCTACTCCGGCTTTGCCTTCGGAATGGGAGTTGAAAGAATTGCCATGCTTAAGTACGGGATAAACGACATAAGGCTTTTCTTTGAGAACGACATAAGGTTTTTGAGGCAGTTCGTGTAA
- a CDS encoding dCTP deaminase, protein MGIKPDHWIRKMSLEHKMIDPFVEGQVSKGVISYGLSSYGYDIRVSNEFKVFTNLHSAVVDPKNFDPNSFVEIENDYCIIPPNSFALAKTVEYFRIPRSTVTVCVGKSTYARCGIIVNVTPFEPEWEGYVTLEISNTTPIPAKIYSNEGIAQVLFFEGDEECQISYADKKGKYQKQTGITHPKISQA, encoded by the coding sequence ATGGGAATCAAACCTGATCACTGGATAAGAAAAATGTCGCTTGAGCACAAGATGATAGATCCTTTTGTTGAAGGGCAGGTAAGCAAGGGCGTTATATCGTACGGCCTTTCTTCTTACGGCTACGATATCAGGGTAAGCAATGAGTTCAAGGTGTTTACCAACCTGCACAGCGCAGTCGTTGACCCTAAGAATTTCGATCCCAACTCCTTTGTGGAGATAGAGAACGATTACTGCATAATTCCCCCAAACTCCTTCGCGCTCGCAAAGACCGTTGAGTATTTCAGGATACCAAGGAGCACCGTTACTGTCTGCGTCGGAAAGTCCACTTACGCAAGGTGCGGGATAATAGTAAACGTCACCCCTTTTGAACCCGAGTGGGAAGGATACGTGACGCTTGAAATCTCAAATACGACCCCTATTCCCGCGAAGATCTATTCGAACGAGGGAATCGCCCAGGTGCTGTTTTTCGAAGGGGACGAGGAATGCCAGATCTCCTACGCGGACAAGAAGGGGAAATACCAGAAACAGACCGGCATAACGCACCCGAAAATTTCCCAGGCGTAA
- the gyrB gene encoding DNA topoisomerase (ATP-hydrolyzing) subunit B, with protein MGELRQDNGYGDDYTAEQIKVLPGLEAVRKRPDMYIGDTNSRGFHHLVFEVLDNSVDESLAGFCSNISVTVHVDESITVEDDGRGIPVDIHEETGKPAVEVVMTMLHAGGKFDSKVYQVSGGLHGVGVTVVNALSESLSIEIKREGEVWYQEYQKGEAVKDLKNTGKTKKSGTKIHFRPDSGIFEVSEFNYDILAHRIRELAFLNKGLRITLNDERADRSQEFFYEGGIVAFVEELNQNRKALHPEVIYVTGERDSTVVEVALQYNDTYRETIFCYANNINNIEGGTHLSGFRTSLTRTINRYAEEKNLLKNLKMAIAGEDVREGLVAVVSVKIPDPKFEGQTKTKLGNTSVRGIVESLLNEKLRVFFEENPAVARRIVEKTIEAARARNAARKAKELTRRKSALESGSLPGKLADCQERDPEKSELYIVEGESAGGSAKQARDRLNQAILPLKGKILNVEKARFDKMLANEEIRTTITVLGTGIGAEEGDFDISKIRYHKIILMTDADVDGSHIRTLLLTLFFRHFSEVIERGYLYIAQPPLYLVRKGRKETYLKDDQEYEEFLVKLGVEGLEIASGNSNGHARQIKGQKLFDLVQKAIRYGKLLDRMSRWGRNRGIVDGFARRTDFGKTALKHGNETSLDTHLAEIRKWLEENYPDIVDLDWKLGEDTEHNSNSIEYDFRENGRVSSSFIDFNFLASPDFRELRKLAESLSPLWDSACHIVDDGEEKEIGGLEEFVEFIMERGKKGQFIQRYKGLGEMNPEQLWSTTMNPENRVLKQVQVEDAVEADEIFSKLMGDQVEPRKEFIELNALRVSNLDV; from the coding sequence ATGGGTGAATTGCGGCAGGATAACGGTTACGGCGATGATTACACCGCCGAGCAGATAAAGGTTCTTCCGGGCCTTGAAGCCGTAAGAAAACGCCCTGATATGTACATAGGGGATACCAATTCCCGGGGATTCCACCACCTCGTGTTCGAGGTTCTCGATAACAGTGTGGACGAATCCTTGGCCGGCTTCTGCAGCAATATCTCCGTCACCGTGCACGTGGATGAGAGCATTACGGTTGAAGACGACGGAAGAGGAATTCCGGTTGACATCCACGAGGAGACGGGGAAACCGGCCGTTGAAGTCGTAATGACCATGCTCCACGCCGGGGGAAAATTCGACAGCAAGGTCTACCAGGTTTCGGGAGGGCTCCACGGCGTGGGCGTCACCGTGGTAAACGCCCTTTCTGAAAGCCTCTCAATAGAGATAAAGAGGGAGGGGGAGGTCTGGTATCAGGAGTATCAGAAGGGAGAGGCGGTAAAAGACCTTAAAAACACCGGGAAAACGAAAAAAAGCGGAACCAAGATCCATTTTAGGCCCGATTCCGGGATATTCGAGGTTAGCGAGTTTAATTACGACATCCTTGCCCACAGGATAAGGGAGCTTGCCTTCCTTAACAAGGGTCTTCGTATCACCCTTAACGACGAAAGAGCGGACAGGTCCCAGGAGTTTTTCTACGAAGGGGGGATCGTCGCTTTCGTCGAGGAGCTTAACCAGAACAGAAAAGCGCTTCATCCCGAGGTGATCTACGTCACTGGCGAGAGGGACTCAACCGTAGTTGAAGTCGCCCTGCAGTACAACGACACTTACAGGGAAACCATATTCTGCTATGCGAACAACATAAACAACATTGAGGGGGGAACCCACCTCTCGGGCTTTCGCACTTCTCTTACGAGAACCATAAACAGATACGCCGAGGAGAAGAATCTTCTTAAGAACCTAAAAATGGCTATAGCCGGAGAAGATGTGAGAGAGGGTCTGGTGGCCGTCGTGAGCGTGAAGATCCCGGATCCGAAGTTTGAAGGTCAGACCAAAACGAAACTCGGAAACACTTCCGTGAGGGGTATCGTCGAGTCTTTGCTGAACGAGAAGCTGCGGGTGTTCTTTGAAGAAAATCCCGCTGTGGCAAGACGCATCGTGGAGAAAACCATAGAAGCCGCGAGAGCGAGGAATGCCGCGAGAAAGGCAAAGGAGCTTACCAGGAGAAAAAGCGCCCTTGAGTCCGGTTCGCTTCCCGGGAAGCTGGCTGACTGCCAGGAGCGCGACCCCGAGAAAAGCGAACTCTACATAGTCGAGGGGGAATCGGCGGGCGGGTCCGCGAAGCAGGCAAGAGACAGACTCAATCAGGCCATCTTGCCACTTAAGGGAAAGATACTGAACGTCGAGAAGGCCAGGTTTGACAAGATGCTCGCCAACGAGGAAATCCGCACCACAATTACTGTTCTGGGCACCGGAATAGGGGCCGAAGAAGGCGACTTCGACATATCGAAGATACGCTACCACAAGATAATACTCATGACCGACGCGGACGTTGACGGATCGCACATAAGAACCCTTCTTCTCACGCTGTTTTTCCGCCACTTCAGTGAAGTAATAGAAAGAGGGTATTTGTACATTGCCCAGCCACCTCTTTACCTAGTCAGAAAGGGAAGAAAGGAAACCTATCTCAAGGACGATCAGGAATACGAGGAGTTTTTGGTCAAGCTCGGAGTTGAAGGTCTTGAAATAGCCTCCGGGAACTCAAACGGCCACGCAAGGCAGATCAAGGGACAGAAGCTTTTCGATCTTGTACAGAAGGCCATCAGATACGGAAAACTTCTTGACCGCATGAGCAGGTGGGGGAGAAACAGGGGGATAGTTGATGGCTTCGCCAGAAGAACCGATTTCGGTAAAACCGCGCTCAAGCATGGGAATGAAACCTCTTTGGATACTCATCTAGCCGAAATAAGGAAATGGCTAGAGGAGAATTACCCCGACATAGTCGATCTTGACTGGAAACTCGGGGAGGATACCGAACATAATTCAAACAGCATTGAATACGATTTCAGGGAAAACGGAAGGGTAAGCTCCTCCTTTATTGATTTTAACTTTCTTGCCTCTCCTGATTTTAGGGAACTCAGAAAACTTGCGGAGTCGCTTAGCCCGCTTTGGGACTCCGCCTGCCATATCGTTGATGATGGCGAAGAAAAAGAGATCGGAGGCCTTGAGGAATTCGTTGAATTCATTATGGAGAGAGGGAAAAAAGGTCAGTTCATACAGAGATATAAAGGTCTTGGAGAGATGAACCCTGAGCAGCTGTGGTCAACGACCATGAACCCTGAGAACAGAGTACTAAAACAGGTTCAGGTTGAAGATGCTGTCGAGGCCGACGAGATATTCTCAAAACTCATGGGTGACCAGGTTGAACCAAGAAAAGAGTTTATTGAATTAAACGCTCTTAGGGTGAGCAACCTGGATGTCTGA
- the nuoH gene encoding NADH-quinone oxidoreductase subunit NuoH, with protein sequence MTPLFITIAVAKIALVFFVVLTTVAYLTFAERRISAFIQDRYGPNRVGPSGLLQPLADGIKFIFKEDVIPKNANKTMYIMAPAFALVTALAALAVIPIGKGFYTDLFGFLQDPVFIRFQIADINIGLLYVLGISSLSVYGVVLGGWGSNSKYSLLGGLRAAAQMISYELALGLSILGVIAITGSLRLGDIIEAQEKMWFMIPSFIGFVVFVVSAFAETNRLPFDMPEAEPEIVAGYHTEYSSIKFAMFFMAEYTHMIVASCMITCLFLGGWYPLPFGGWFGIDINTHWYLPPAVFIGKVLFLLFLFIWVRWTLPRFRYDQVMGLGWKKLFPLAIVNLLIISFLIVFGIL encoded by the coding sequence ATGACTCCACTTTTCATAACAATAGCGGTCGCAAAGATAGCACTTGTGTTTTTCGTCGTCCTGACCACGGTCGCTTATCTCACCTTTGCGGAAAGAAGGATAAGCGCCTTCATACAGGACCGTTACGGACCGAACAGGGTCGGACCCTCGGGACTGCTGCAGCCGCTTGCAGACGGCATCAAATTCATTTTCAAAGAAGACGTAATTCCGAAAAATGCGAACAAGACCATGTATATCATGGCCCCGGCGTTCGCGCTTGTCACGGCTCTCGCCGCCCTTGCGGTAATTCCCATAGGAAAGGGATTCTACACCGATCTCTTCGGATTCTTGCAGGATCCAGTGTTCATAAGGTTCCAGATAGCCGACATAAACATCGGCCTTCTCTATGTGCTCGGAATAAGTTCTCTAAGCGTGTACGGCGTGGTGCTCGGCGGGTGGGGTTCTAACAGCAAGTACTCCCTTCTTGGAGGTCTCCGGGCCGCTGCGCAGATGATAAGTTACGAACTCGCTTTGGGCCTGTCCATACTGGGAGTAATAGCCATAACGGGTTCACTTCGCCTCGGGGATATAATCGAAGCGCAGGAAAAGATGTGGTTCATGATCCCCTCGTTTATAGGTTTTGTGGTTTTCGTCGTTTCGGCGTTCGCCGAAACCAACAGGCTTCCTTTTGATATGCCGGAGGCCGAGCCCGAGATAGTCGCCGGCTATCACACCGAATACAGCAGCATAAAATTTGCAATGTTCTTCATGGCTGAATATACTCATATGATAGTTGCTTCGTGCATGATAACTTGTTTGTTTTTGGGTGGTTGGTATCCCTTACCGTTCGGAGGGTGGTTCGGCATTGATATCAACACGCATTGGTATCTGCCGCCAGCTGTCTTTATCGGCAAAGTCCTTTTCTTACTCTTTCTGTTCATCTGGGTAAGATGGACTTTGCCAAGGTTCAGGTATGATCAGGTAATGGGCCTCGGCTGGAAGAAGCTTTTCCCCCTAGCAATAGTAAACCTTCTCATCATAAGTTTTCTTATCGTTTTTGGAATTCTTTAA